One Chloroflexota bacterium DNA window includes the following coding sequences:
- a CDS encoding antibiotic biosynthesis monooxygenase, with product MILEVAILNVRPGAGPTFESAFAAAAPLIASIPGYLGHELQRCVEAENRYLLLARWETLEAHTVGFRGSPQYQEWKRALHHFYDPFPAVEHYEQIVVWPPA from the coding sequence ATGATTCTGGAAGTTGCCATTCTCAATGTGCGGCCCGGTGCCGGCCCAACATTCGAGTCCGCGTTTGCCGCAGCGGCACCTTTGATCGCATCGATACCCGGCTACCTGGGGCACGAGTTGCAGCGGTGCGTTGAAGCAGAGAACCGCTACCTCCTGCTGGCGCGCTGGGAGACATTGGAAGCGCACACGGTCGGCTTTCGCGGCTCGCCACAATATCAGGAGTGGAAGCGCGCGTTGCACCACTTCTATGACCCGTTTCCGGCAGTTGAACACTACGAGCAGATAGTTGTGTGGCCGCCGGCGTAA